One stretch of Corvus hawaiiensis isolate bCorHaw1 chromosome 1, bCorHaw1.pri.cur, whole genome shotgun sequence DNA includes these proteins:
- the NOP53 gene encoding LOW QUALITY PROTEIN: ribosome biogenesis protein NOP53 (The sequence of the model RefSeq protein was modified relative to this genomic sequence to represent the inferred CDS: deleted 1 base in 1 codon) encodes MRVQRPARLQAKPSPLPPVEVIGQGGSYNPPFQEHQDLLLRALEVETRRTREEEKVERRLKVTESRPRRWEFGNGRSGPGIQGLSPELGTWAHSRRSSRDPAGGRAAGAAAGLLEEEEEEEEEEEEQKRIGIPPKTGTAGQENGETATEGEGAEGEGAGRARSRLASQRLQGLFRLRSLRRALLQRDSELRRRRLLRERRRLQRETAPRRLGRLRYEDPGPEVQLSEELPESLRSLRPEGNVLRDRFKSLQRRNMIEPRERAKFKRRYRVKYVEKRAFREVTV; translated from the exons ATGCGGGTGCAG cGCCCTGCCCGGCTCCAGGCGAAGCCGTCGCCGCTTCCCCCCGTGGAGGTCATCGGCCAAGGGGGGTCCTACAACCCCCCCTTCCAGGAACACCAG gatttgcTGCTGCGGGCACTGGAGGTGgagacgaggaggacgagggaggaggagaaggtggagCGGAGGCTGAAGGTCACCGA GAGCCGCCCTCGgaggtgggaatttgggaacgGGCGCAGCGGGCCTGGAATTCAGGGTCTGAGCCCGGAATTGGGGACTTGGGCCCACTCACGCCGGAGCTCCCGGGATCCCGCAGGAGGCCGTGCTgcgggagcagctgcagggctgctggaggaggaggaggaggaggaggaggaggaggaagagcagaagagaaTCGGGATCCCCCCGAAAACGGGAACAGCCGGGCAGGAAAACGGAGAAACAGCGAcggaaggagaaggagcagagggagaag GCGCCGGCCGGGCCCGCTCCCGCCTGGCCTCGCAGCGGCTGCAGGGGCTGTTCCGGCTGCGCTCGCTGCGCCGGGCCCTGCTCCAGAGGGACTCGGAGCTGCGGCGCCGGCGGCTGCTCCGCGAACGGCGCCGGCTGCAGCGGGAAACGGCCCCGAGGCGCCTCGGGAGGCTCCG GTATGAGGACCCCGGCCCCGAGGTGCAGCTCAGCGAGGAGCTCCCGGAGTCCCTGCGGAGCCTCCGG CCCGAGGGGAACGTGCTCCGGGATCGCTTCAAGAGCCTCCAGAGGCGGAACATGATCGAGCCCCGGGAAAGGGCCAA GTTCAAGCGGAGGTACCGGGTGAAATACGTGGAGAAACGGGCGTTCCGGGAAGTGAC GGTGTga
- the EHD2 gene encoding EH domain-containing protein 2: MFSWLRRHQRAAAPEVRTVTEGLKALYRAKLLPVEEFYRFQEFHSPALEDADFDGKPMVLVMGQYSSGKTSFIQYLLEQEIPGGRVGPEPTTDSFVAVMHGEAEGIIPGNALVVDPKKPFRHLDPFGNGFLNR; encoded by the coding sequence ATGTTCAGCTGGCTGCGGCGGCACCAGCGGGCGGCGGCGCCCGAGGTGCGCACGGTGACCGAGGGGCTCAAGGCGCTCTACAGGGCCAAGCTGCTGCCCGTGGAGGAGTTCTACCGCTTCCAGGAGTTCCACTCGCCCGCGCTGGAGGACGCCGACTTCGACGGGAAGCCCATGGTGCTGGTGATGGGCCAGTACTCCAGCGGGAAAACCTCCTTCATCCAGtacctgctggagcaggagatcCCCGGCGGCCGCGTGGGGCCCGAGCCCACCACGGATTCCTTCGTGGCCGTCATGCACGGCGAGGCCGAGGGCATCATCCCCGGCAACGCGCTCGTCGTCGACCCCAAAAAGCCCTTCCGCCACCTGGACCCCTTCGGCAACGGCTTCCTCAACCGGTGA
- the BICRA gene encoding LOW QUALITY PROTEIN: BRD4-interacting chromatin-remodeling complex-associated protein (The sequence of the model RefSeq protein was modified relative to this genomic sequence to represent the inferred CDS: inserted 4 bases in 3 codons; deleted 9 bases in 8 codons), which translates to MDDEDGRCLLDVICDPQALNDFLHGSEKIDSDDLLDNSGDAASAFFEGAGLHGQEAPGNPLSAEPSQPPASVDLDFLEDDILGSPAGAGAGAEQPCDILQQSLQEANITEQTLEAEAELDLGSFQLPALQPVVQAADGTPQIFSGGADLLGLQPPAVLAPQALVQPPVGADVVNKAISVQPFLQQVGLGNVTIQPLPNLPGLPNGSPGGALGLGPIQVVGQQVMAINQPAAQQLLAKPAPVAAVGGYIAQPEAAAAQGAGLVIQKSLPAVATTTLNGSSVFGGVSAASAQPLTVTSGLGGSLVPAPNVIIHRTPTPIQPKPAGVLQQKLYQITPKPFAPGGALALPGEAPAKAQQNLTFMAGKAAPNVVLQGFXPPNVFKPPPPQPPALGKSMSVHVLNQGGSIVIPAQPFQGQNQFLLPGQLAGASAVPLPQPLSALPANVGGQLLPGAGQTHIITGQGPGAQLLANPALPAQLLNQNLAGQLNLGPVLASPGARGTAHILSAPIQLQPGQVAPPALFQMPVSLAGPLXQNPGSAAAPAPTVIQGVTLPARVAMLNAGDGLGAAVGHPGGRRRQPQPRRRSRGREPRSPRRLRRRSPAGSAQPSPGMAASPEKILLGAAAPVLGQEAVPMFLQQVPQGLAPAAEAASVQPGPVPGSGRFRPGAGGSGNAGPGPSEPAPAAPPPQVPPPRPRPSPSPAFPPPIPAGKGAPAPGKSGAPLPPPQPGQVKPGGIKGPPQTPGGGKGPRPRPRWRGSWRPPEQLHKHQGAVLHPEFRTPFRSVSDALRRLLPYHVYQGMLPAEPECRRVDEEFEXVSEQLLRRTRAMLNKYRLLLLEESRVSPAAEMVMIDRIFIQEEKTALALDRQLARDKPDEYVSSSSSSSRSHPLSSSSPPPPPPPPRCPSPSPPPPLPRPRPAPPPPPPKLLIKHGGRSPSVTWLGEPRDPPREPPRGPPFPRGPPFPGDPHSRGEPPRDEDALPSRSRPPMKTYEARSRIGLKLKIKQEAGLSKVIHNTALDPPGMPPGMPPGAPPPAAAAAAAAAERLPGEEAAARRRSVPAAAAQNLPGAPREPREPRARALRAAPGDHGAAQGAGSRAPAPREGRARGAVGRRGRGGRGRRRGPGEPPELEPPWAALGPAGKRRKAEPLEVDNASFSSDSPQDDSLSEHLQSAIDSILNLQQPRNPPAPPFPAAARRSEPLLPPPSHNGGLGAARTCTR; encoded by the exons ATGGATGATGAAGACGGCCGGTGCCTGTTAGATGTCATCTG CGATCCGCAGGCCCTGAACGATTTCTTACATGGATCCGAGAAG ATTGACAGTGATGATCTCCTGGACAACTCAGGAGATGCTGCCAGCGCCTTCTTTGAAGGTGCTGGG CTCCACGGGCAGGAGGCCCCGGGGAACCCTCTGAGCGCCGAGCCGAGCCAGCCACCGGCCAGCGTGGACCTGGACTTCCTGGAGGATGACATCCTGGGCTCGCCGGCCGGCGCCGGCGCGGGCGCCGAGCAGCCGTGCGACATCCTCCAGCAGAGCCTGCAGGAGGCCAACATCACCGAGCAGACGCTGGAGGCCGAGGCCGAGCTGGACCTGGGCTCCTTCCAGCTGCCGGCGCTGCAGCCGGTGGTGCAGGCGGCCGACGGAACCCCGCAGATCTTCTCGGGCGGCGCCgacctgctggggctgcagccgccGGCCGTGCTGGCGCCCCAGGCCCTGGTGCAGCCGCCCGTGGGCGCCGACGTGGTCAACAAGGCCATCAGCGtgcagcccttcctgcagcaggtgGGGCTGGGCAACGTCACCATCCAGCCGCTGCCCAACCTGCCCGGGCTGCCCAACGGCAGCCCCGGCGGCGCGCTGGGGCTGGGCCCCATCCAGGTGGTGGGCCAGCAGGTGATGGCCATC AACCAGCCCGCGgcgcagcagctgctggccaaGCCGGCGCCCGTGGCGGCCGTGGGCGGCTACATCGCCCAGCCTGAGGCGGCCGCGGCCCAGGGCGCCGGCCTGGTCATCCAGAAGAGCCTCCCGGCCGTGGCCACCACCACGCTCAACGGCAGCTCCGTGTTCGGCGGCGTCTCGGCGGCGTCGGCGCAGCCGCTCACCGTCACCTCG GGCCTGGGCGGCTCCCTGGTGCCGGCGCCCAACGTCATCATCCACCGCACGCCCACGCCCATCCAGCCCAAGCCCGCCGGCGTCCTGCAGCAGAAGCTCTACCAGATCACGCCCAAGCCTTTCGCGCCCGGCGGGGCCCTGGCGCTGCCCGGCGAGGCTCCGGCCAAGGCGCAGCAGAACCTGACCTTCATGGCCGGCAAGGCCGCGCCCAACGTGGTGCTCCAGGGCTT CCCCCCCAACGTCTTcaagccgccgccgccgcagccgccgGCACTGGGCAAGTCCATGAGCGTGCACGTGCTCAACCAGGGCGGCTCTATCGTCATCCCGGCGCAGCCCTTCCAGGGCCAGAACCAGTTCCTGCTGCCCGGCCAGCTGGCCGGAGCCTCGGCCGTGCCGCTGCCGCAGCCGCTCTCGGCGCTGCCGGCCAACGTGGGCGGGCAGCTGCTGCCGGGCGCCGGCCAGACGCACATCATCACGGGCCAGGGC CCCGGCGCCCAGCTGCTGGCCAACCCCGCGCTGCCGGCGCAGCTGCTCAACCAGAAC CTGGCGGGGCAGCTGAACCTGGGCCCGGTGCTGGCGTCGCCGGGCGCG CGGGGCACGGCGCACATCCTGTCGGCGCCCATCCAGCTGCAGCCGGGCCAGGTGGCTCCGCCGGCGCTGTTCCAGATGCCCGTGTCGCTGGCCGGGCCCC CCCAGAACCCCGGCTCGGCCGCGGCGCCGGCGCCCACGGTGATCCAGGGCGTGACGCTG CCAGCCCGGGTGGCGATGCTCAACGCCGGAGACGGGCTCGGCGCCGCCGTGGGGCATCCAGGCGGGCGCCGCCGGCAGCCCCAACCCCGGCGCCGATCCCGGGGCCGG GAGCCGCGCAGCCCCCGGCGGCTCCGGCGCCGATCCCCGGCCGGGAgcgcccagcccagcccgggaATGGCTGCGAGCCCCGAGAAAATCCTGCTGGGAGCGGCGGCGCCGGTGCTGGGCCAGGAGGCCGTGCCCATGTTCCTGCAGCAG GTGCCCCAGGGGCTGGCTCCTGCAGCCGAAGCCGCCTCCGTCCAGCCCGGCCCCGTTCCCGGCTCCGGCCGCTTCCGTCCTGGTGCCGGCGGCTCCGGGAACGCCGGGCCCGGCCCCTCGGAGCCAGCGCCGGCAGCGCCGCCGCCACAG GTGCCGCCGCCCCGGCCGAGGCCAAGCCCTTCTCCAGCGTTCCCACCCCCTATTCCCGCCGGGAAAGGGGCCCCGGCTCCCGGGAAGTCGGGGGCTCCTCTCCCGCCCCCGCAGCCCGGCCAG GTGAAGCCAGGCGGGATCAAGGGCCCCCCCCAGACCCCGGGGGGTGGGAAGGGCCCCAGGCCCCGCCCACG CTGGAGGGGAAGCTGGCGC CCTCCTGAGCAGCTGCACAAGCACCAGGGCGCGGTGCTGCACCCGGAATTCCGGACCCCCTTCCGCTCCGTGAGCGACGCCCTGCGCCGGCTGCTGCCCTACCACGTGTACCAGGGGATGCTCCCGGCCGAGCCCGAGTGCCGGAGGG tGGACGAGGAGTTCG CGGTGTCGGAGCAGCTCCTGCGCCGCACGCGGGCGATGCTCAACAAGTAccgg ctgctgctgctcgaGGAGTCGCGGGTGAGCCC TGCCGCCGAGATGGTGATGATCGACCGCATCTTCATCCAGGAGGAGAAGACGGCGCTGGCGCTCGACCGGCAGCTGGCCCGGGACAAGCCCG ACGAATacgtctcctcctcctcctcctcctcccgctcccatcccctctcctcctcctctcctcctcctcctcctcctcctcctcgctgcccctcccccagccctcccccgcccctcccgcgcccgcgccccgcccctcccccgccgcccccgaAGCTGCTGATCAAGCACGGGGGCCGCTCCCCGTCCGTCACCTGGCTCGGGGAGCCGCGGGACCCCCCCCGGGAGCCGCCGCGGGGACCCCCATTCCCGAGGGGACCCCCATTCCCGGGGGACCCCCATTCCCGGGGGGAGCCGCCGCGGGACGAGGACGCGCTGCCGTCGCGGAGCCGCCCCCCGATGAAGACGTACGAGGCGCGGAGCCGCATCGGGCTCAAGCTGAAGATCAAGCAGGAGGCGGGGCTGAGCAAGGTGATCCACAACACGGCGCTGGATCCGCCGGGAATGCCGCCGGGAATGCCGCCGGgagcgccgccgcccgccgccgcagcagcagcagcagcagctgaacgGCTCCCTGGAGAAGAAGCCGCCGCCCGGCGCCGCTCCGTGCCGGCTGCCGCTGCGCAAAACCTACCGGGAGCACCGCGAGAGCCCCGAGAGCCGCGAGCCCGCGCGCTCCGAGCGGCGCCCGGTGATCACGGCGCTGCGCAGGGAGCCGGGAGCCGCGCCCCGGCTCCGCGGGAAGGGCGCGCCCGAGGAGCCGTCGGACggcgaggacgaggaggacgaggaagGCGCCGGGGCCCGGGCGAGCCGCCGGAGCTGGAGCCGCCCTGGGCCGCGCTGGGCCCGGCCGGGAAGCGGCGCAAGGCGGAACCGCTGGAAGTGGACAACGCGTCCTTCTCCAGCGACAGCCCCCAGGACGATTCCCTGAGCGAGCACCTGCAGAGCGCCATCGACAGCATCCTGAACCTGCAGCAGCCGCGCAACCCCCCGGCGCCGCCCTTCCCGGCCGCGGCCCGGCGCTCcgagcccctcctgcccccccccAGCCACAACGGCGGCCTCGGCGCCGCCCGGACGTGCACGAGATGA